From a single Equus asinus isolate D_3611 breed Donkey chromosome 2, EquAss-T2T_v2, whole genome shotgun sequence genomic region:
- the PRF1 gene encoding perforin-1 — protein sequence MAARELLLGLLLLLLPTPAPAPCHTAARSECRRKRPFVPGSWLAGEGVDVTSLRRSGSFPVDTQHFLRPDGTCTLCRNALQQDALQRLPLALTDWRAQGSGCRRHVVRAKGSSTEAVAREAAGSIRNDWQVGLEVTPKPSANARVTVAGSHSKAADFAAQKTYQDQYSFSSDSVECRFYSFRLVHAPPLHPDFKRALRALPPHFNASTEPDYLRLISNYGTHFIRSMELGGRLSALTALRTCMLALEGLTADEVADCLAVEAEVNIGGLGSSSSQYKACEEKKQQHKLGTSFHQAYRERISEVVGGHHSSMHDLLFANQAEPEQFSAWVASLQDRPGLVDYSLEPLHMLLESQEPRREALRQAVSKYLRDKARWRDCSRPCPPGQQKSPKDPCQCVCHGSEATSHDCCPRQRGMARLEVMSFLARDLWGDMFTATDAYVKVFFGGQELRTGTVWDDNNPRWKTRLDFGDVLLATGGPLRVQVWDADSGWDDDLLGSCDHAPKSGSHTVMCPLNHGLLQFSYHAKCLPHLTASTCLEYAPHRLLGEPPGNRSGAVW from the exons ATGGCCGCCCGTGAGCTTCTCCttggcctcctcctcctgctgctgcccacgccagcccctgccccctgccacaCAGCCGCGCGCTCCGAGTGCCGGCGCAAACGCCCCTTCGTGCCCGGCTCGTGGCTGGCAGGGGAAGGCGTGGACGTGACCAGCCTCCGGCGTTCAGGCTCCTTCCCGGTGGACACCCAGCATTTCCTGCGGCCTGATGGCACCTGCACCCTCTGTCGCAACGCCCTGCAGCAGGACGCCCTCCAGCGCCTGCCCCTGGCGCTCACTGACTGGCGCGCCCAGGGCTCAGGCTGCCGGCGCCACGTGGTCAGGGCCAAGGGCAGCTCCACCGAGGCCGTTGCCCGGGAAGCAGCTGGCAGCATCCGCAACGACTGGCAGGTGGGTCTAGAGGTGACCCCCAAGCCCAGTGCCAACGCACGAGTGACCGTGGCCGGCTCTCACTCCAAGGCTGCTGACTTCGCGGCCCAGAAAACCTACCAGGACCAGTACAGCTTCAGCAGTGACTCAGTGGAGTGTCGCTTCTACAG TTTTCGCCTGGTGCACGCTCCCCCTCTCCACCCTGATTTCAAGAGGGCCCTCAGGGCACTTCCACCCCACTTCAACGCCTCCACCGAGCCTGACTACCTCAGGCTCATCTCCAACTACGGCACCCACTTCATCCGCTCCATGGAGCTGGGCGGCCGGCTCTCGGCCCTCACCGCGCTGCGCACCTGCATGCTGGCCCTAGAAGGGCTCACAGCCGACGAGGTGGCGGACTGCCTGGCCGTGGAGGCTGAGGTCAACATAGGCGGCCTTGGCAGCTCCTCGTCACAATACAAGGCCTGTGAGGAGAAGAAGCAGCAGCACAAGCTGGGGACCTCCTTCCACCAGGCCTACCGGGAACGCATTTCTGAAGTAGTCGGCGGCCACCACAGCTCCATGCACGACCTGCTCTTCGCGAACCAGGCTGAGCCCGAGCAGTTCTCGGCCTGGGTGGCCTCGCTGCAGGACAGGCCCGGCCTGGTGGACTACAGCCTGGAGCCCCTGCACATGCTCCTGGAGAGCCAGGAGCCGCGGCGCGAGGCGCTGAGGCAGGCTGTGAGCAAGTACCTGAGGGACAAGGCCCGCTGGAGGGACTGCAGCCGGCCCTGCCCCCCGGGGCAGCAGAAGAGCCCCAAAGACCCCTGCCAGTGTGTATGCCATGGCTCAGAGGCCACCAGCCACGACTGCTGTCCCCGGCAGAGGGGCATGGCCCGGCTGGAGGTTATGAGCTTTCTGGCGAGAGACCTGTGGGGAGACATGTTCACTGCCACGGACGCCTACGTGAAGGTCTTCTTTGGAGGCCAGGAGCTGAGGACCGGCACCGTGTGGGACGACAACAACCCCAGGTGGAAGACGCGGCTGGACTTCGGGGACGTGCTCCTGGCCACGGGGGGGCCCCTGAGGGTGCAGGTCTGGGACGCAGACTCTGGCTGGGACGATGACCTCCTCGGCAGCTGTGACCATGCTCCGAAGTCTGGCTCACATACGGTGATGTGCCCTCTGAACCACGGCCTCCTGCAATTCTCCTACCACGCCAAGTGCCTGCCTCACCTGACGGCGAGCACCTGCCTGGAGTACGCCCCCCACAGGCTCCTGGGGGAGCCTCCAGGAAACCGGAGCGGGGCCGTGTGGTGA